The nucleotide window CCAGCCAAATGACCGGTTTTCAGTTTTTCCGattgaaccggccggtccggtctGGTTCTCAAAACATTGATAACAACCATAAACGACATTTcataatttaaatcatataaaatcatATCATTATATTTGAATCACACCTCCATGTTTAAAACGGTATCATATCTTATCTAAACTTTTTCTGAAAACATGAAAAAAGGTTAACTAAATCCATCACTTTCTAGAGATAAGCAATATAAATAAGGAAGCTATTAGTTTTTCCAAGTGCGATTTTCACATTCAAAAACATTTATATTACCATTATTTCATCTAATGAACTCTTTTGATTTGAATATTAAAATCTCTTGTAGGTACATCCCACTCTTATAGAGATACTGacttagaataaaaaaatccatCATAGCTTCATGTCTCAATATTATAAATCTATGTTCTGTGAGATAATCTTAAATTCACCTCGCtagcaaataataataataataataataataataataataataataataataataataattttaaggcTATCAAGTTAAATAGTTTGTTTGGATattaatagaaaaattttataaattttaattatttttgtagaatattttatttaatttaaaataaaaaatttgatatgcTTTTACAAaggaagaaattttcaaaatttctcttCTTTAAAACTTGAtcgataaaaagaaaataatttaaaattaaacttactACACATGTAAATCATCTTATGTTATTTTgttgtatatataaataaaatattttaaaattatatatacacatatatatttaaattctaaaattatataatatcttaaaaaatttaatcttaatatactattaatataaaataactttatATACACCTAATTACGAATactatatcataaaaaataattattatttttattaattatgtaaataattattaaaaaatagatataattatataattgtataaaatattttagaatatcATACGAAAAAAATTAACCTCTATTTTGAActcttcaaaattttaaaatattctataGAAAACAGTGTTAAAACAAGGTAGAACCCTTAAAATATCTTGTGCCCGAAATTGTAAGGACGACCACCCCGAACTCCAGGAGGCGCCCGTGGGGAAGAACAGACACGACGCGATCAATACCATATATCAAATGATATAAGTATATAAGCAAGCAGTAGTACAAGACACTACAGCACCCGTCACACCCTATCCTTAGCTTACTCCGCTCATTACAATTTCCTACGCCTTGTTATAATTTCTTTGCACACGCTGCGCTACCAATTTCCAATTGCAAGCCCCCACACACTCATCTCATCTTTTCAccttttttatttcattgaCTCTGGGTTGGGCGTCTCGCCTTCGGGTTCAACAATAACAATGTCGTCTTCGACGAATGCAgatgaaaagaagaaggaatcGTTCAACGCAGAAGCAGCGTCACTTCTTGTCAATAACTTAAGGGCGACTTTCGCTTCGGGTACAACGCGAAGCTACGAATGGAGAGCGTCGCAGCTCAAGGCGCTTATCAAACTCTGCGACGCTCACGAGCAGCAGATCATCGACGCGCTTTACTCAGACCTCGCCAAACCGCCACTCGAAACCGTCGCTTACGAGGTctctgttcttcttcttctttatcaaCCACCGCCACCTCCTTTGTCGTTTATTCTTCTCTCTACTCCTACATGATTgagttttactttttttttccccCTTTGCTTTTCAGCCGTTTACACCTTGTTTATTGGTTAACCTGCAATGGGTTCTCTGCGTATCAATAACCAATAACCAATTCGTTGCTTGATAATTAGTATATCTCATGATTTTCCCCCACATTTAGAGTTGTGGTTGCGGTCAGTTCGTAGAATATTCTGAAAAATTGCGTTTACTAACTAATTAAGTCGCATTATTCCAGGCATAGCAATGAATACGGttgaataatattaattacTAATAACTTATTTTGCCTTCCACGCCGTCGGCCGTAGCAGACCACGGAGTAATTTGTGGCGGATCTGATCTCCATTAAATATTTGCTGCTGGTCAATGAATTTCGGAGGACAGATACACCTAAGTTGCTTTTTAGAAAATAGATAAGTAAAAGAGTTTTAGATCAAACTCATACTATAGTATATGCAAGTGTAATCACTAATAATATAGGAGGGTGTTGAATTTCGTGTGCTATGAGAAACATTAATCCCTCtgttcttatcttattttattcctGATGGTTCCGCTACTATAATTGTTGTCCCGAATTCTGAATACTGAATGAAGTTCCTATGGCCTTCTGTCCTTGTCAGAGACATTGTTCTGGATGGTTGTTATACAGGATTGCAGTTCATTTATGATGGAAGGCTACAGTTCCGCGGGGATTATACGATGTTAGGTTAGCCTATACCATATGCAACACTTTCATGCTGACGTGTTGTGCTGTTTCTTCATTTTGGAAAATTTAAGGCGGCGTTTGGTTTCAGAGACTAGATAGAATTACAAGGGACTGAAATGCAAAAACTCTTTCTATATCTTACGTGAAATAAGAAATCGAGacaactattttaattttttacccTTTATTTTACCTCCAAAAAGTGAGGACTGTGAAAGCAAAACATGTAAAAAGAAAATTCTGTTATGCTATCTATCACTACCAGACATGatataaaaatagttatttttgtgTGTCAAAGTTTGTGGTAGGGGTGCATGTTTTGTGTGTAAAAAGGAACTAGATGTGTGTCTTTGTGGTAGTAGGGTGCTTGGTTAGTGCTAAATAGCAATTCATTTATTGATGATTCACTTTGGTGGTGGAAGTGTTGCTGTGTGCGGTTGCTGTGAGCATTAATGGCACTCTCTTCAGCTCCCACATGGCCTTTCTCCTTTTTATGTGGGGGCCACTCTACCTTTGCTTGTGAAATTTTCATAGGTTGTATAGGTTCTTACATTTATTTCAATGACAACTACAATGGTGGTAAGGTTTTTCTTGAACAACCGTCACAGGGTGTGAAGTGAGTATTGCTTTGGTAATTGGTTGTGGCCTTTCTTTTTttacccttttctttttcttctttatttatttatttaatttttgtttttggagTTTCCTTCCTTTTTTTGGTTTGTGGTAGACAGGTAGTACACCTGTTCATACATTGTGGGTTGTTGAACTAAaacaattggattattttttccCTTCCTTCTTTCACAAAGTTGAAAAATAGAATTCCAGTCAGTTTAGCTCAGCAATGCTACTGGTTAATTGTTATAATAAATAATCAGATTATTAAATGAAGCATGAACGGTTGATTTTGGATGTTGTGTCTATGAaggatttttcatttttgatatTATGTGCCTATTTAAGTTTGAACCATGTACCAATTAAGGTGCCTATATGGATCGGATGGCATTGTGTTGCAGAAGACCTTCCCAAGTTTTACTCCTAAATGTCTGCCTGAAACACTTTTGCACCAGAGAAGGGGAAAACTCTGCGCATTTGGAGCCGGAGTCTTGCTTTGATACTCTCTTAAATTTTAAGTAATGAAAAACTATGGTTAAAATTCCAAAAAGTCGAAAACTTCAATGATGCATATTGGACTGGTTAATTCTCATTTGAATTTAGTTTGGATCTTAGGCTGCTGCTGCTCAGTTCTGCCTAACTTGACTTCTGCACATTTTGTTTATATCATCAAAGTTAGTAAAATTTTGTTCTGTCTGTCTATGGAGGTAGTGTGACCTCTGATAGCCTTTGGTATTATATCTATTTTGGTAATTGGAGTTTTCAACATGGGCATGAAGGGCAAAATGTAGGATGAAACTGTAGTGCCTAGTGGTTTCTGTTTccattcttaaatatttttattttcaggaTTTtgtaaatggaaaataaaaaaaattaaaataagaatttattattttcattggtttCACTTTCTTGTTTACAAAATCCTAAGAgtagaagaaaactaaaaactaaccaaTCCCTCATTGTTGTTTGTTAGGTTGTTCATTTATTGAACAAATTATGTTTACCGTAAAGTACAATAGTATTAAATATGTCATTTTGTGGCTTTGCATGACTGATGGTATTTATTGCAGATTGCTAtgttcaaaaattcatgcaaagCTGCACTCAAGGAGTTGAAACGCTGGATGACTTCAGAAAAGGTACTATTACTTTCTTATAAGCGAGAAATTTATCCCTTGGACAGAGTGCTTTGCTTGATTCTTTTATCAAATGCGTTTCTGTGTTATGTAGGTCAAAACTTCAATTGCAACCTTTCCTTCTACAGCTGAAATAGTATCCGAACCACTGGGGGTTGTGTTAGTCATCTCTGCATGGAACTATCCGTTTTGTATGTTAATATTTGGTTAAAGCTTGTTTCAAATGTTGAGTTGACAACTTATGTTCTCATGCCGTTAAGGTCTATCTTTAAAGTATATAAAGATGTTAATAATACATTTTCGATCTGTTTTTACAGTGTTGTCACTTGAACCAGTCATTGGAGCTATTGCAGCTGGTAATGCCTTGGTTCTAAAGCCATCAGAAATTGCTCCAGCCACATCATCACTGCTGGCAAAATTGCTAGGGGAGTACCTAGATAACTCCTGTATAAGAGTTGTTGAGGGAGCAGTTGATGAAACATCTGCATTGCTGCAGCAAAAGTgggacaaaattttttatacagGTCCTTATCATTTTTCTAGAACTTTCTGAATTTCTTTcatggtttatgattttgaaATGATACGGTTTTCTGTTTTAAATGGTGAAAACTCCCCTTATGGTTGATCTTCATTAAGATCTTATGCAAGTGTCTAATTGTAAAAGCTTTCTGGATAGTTCAACAAGTGCATTGTTTTACCAGAAATCTTTAAAGATTAAAAATCATGTGCCTCGTTCAAATCACATGACTGTTTCCCAGCTTGCAATTTACAGTTTCTATGTCATTCATATCTTGTTTGATGATGTTATTTTAGTCATAAATGATATCCTGTTTGATACATGGGATTGACAATGATCATATGAACCTTACCGTATCTGATGTCACTTATTGCATCTGATAGCATTTGGTATTCATTTCAATTTGTCCCGAAATCATTATTGTACGATTGTTGAATCAATGTATGCAGTTTTCATGGATATATACTTCCAGAGAGCATTTTCCTTTTCATTATATAGTGGCCAACCTACAAGTTGTTTCTTATGAAAAGCTTTATTCTTTCCCCCACCTTTTTTTTGGGAATAGGAAATACTTCATTTTTAAATAATGGCTGGCTGGGTTGCTATGGAATTTTGGTTGTGGATAGCACAGTATACCTCTACAATGCAACTATTATTTGCTGTCGAATTGGTTATCTTAGATTGAAATTCAGAGCAGGGACTCTGCATCTTGAGATATTTTGAGTGTCATGTAACAATATTAAATCATATAATTAATTGGTCAAGAATGTGTTAAGTATCTAAGGAAAGTAGGAAACCACACCCGTCCACAGAAGCTTCACTCTATCGACATTGACCTAGTGATAGCGAGTTTGCTACTGGCTATCAGTATTCGATATTTACCTTAATTCAGCCTATAGGTAGCCTTTTCCATGGCGTCTACAACTGAGTCTCTGATATCATTGTTAAGTATCTAAGGAAAGGGAGAAACCACACTTTAAAAGCTAGTTATTAAGTGGGAAGAACCACTCCTTAACTACAACATCAAGCATCCCGTATGTGAGATGTTCACATATCTTGTTGAACAAGGCAGTATGACACTTGCAGCTCTTCTAAGCAGTATTCATATATGCTGCTATAATGATAGATAATTGATGCATAGATATGAGTTAACTTTGTATCTCTTGGCATTATTGTTCATTCAAAAGAGGACAATGAATGAGGTTATGCCTTGCTCCATGCTCAATGGGTGTGACCAAGTGCCTTAGTTTAGCTGCATTGGTTGTTCTTGTATCTGGAACATATTGAGACTTTTATTGTCGGTCTTATGTATGaattccaattattaattaatataggGGGATTTATTATCTTCTCCTGTTATGATTACTTGAGATTTCTGTTGCATACAGTAATCCCTAACACTAAACtaactttcttttaattttaggaAATGGAAGGGTCGGGCGCATAGTGATGGCTGCTGCTGCTAAACACCTGACACCAGTAGTGCTGGAGCTTGGAGGAAAATCTCcggttgttgttgattcaaaTATTGATTTGAAGGTATAACTTTGCGTCACTTTTCTATTGTCAATCACTTGCTACCATACTGATTTCCTTGCATTTGATTTTGActttaaataaatttgaaattgacCTGGCAAGGTAGCAACGAGACGAATAATTGCTGGAAAGTGGGGTTGTAACAATGGACAAGCGTGTGTTTCTCCAGATTATATTATTACGACAAAAGACTATGCTCCCAAGTTGGTAATAACTTCCACCCCAAGTGTAGTTGGGATTATAAATCTTTATTTCATAACTGCTTAGCGTTTCCTGTTTCTAGGTGGATTCCCTCAAGGCCGAATTGGAGAAGTTTTATGGAAAGAATCCGTTGGAATCAAAAGATTTGTCTCGTATAGTGAACTCCAATCACTTTGGTCGTTTGACAAAGTTCTTGGATGATGAGAAGGTTTCTGGGAAGATTGTATTTGGAGGCGAAAAAGATAAAAGCAAACTGTAAGCTCTCTGTCTGCTCTAACGAATAACTTCATCGATGAAGTATTTATTTAGTGTATACTGTATAGTAAAGATCTTGACACTATCATTTATATTTTCCCTTAAATTGCAGGAGGATTAGCCCCACTATTCTATTGGATATCCCACGAAATTCCCTGATAATGCGTGAGGAGATATTTGGTCCTTTACTTCCCATCATAACGGTGAGAATTAAGACCCCAACGTAACTTTAGTGAAAGGTCTTTTGTAAAGATATTGCATTGTTTGCTTGTATTTTCCCCGGTTGCTTTTACAAGAAATCTAATATACAAAATGAATAGTTGCATGTTTACCAGATGAGAAAGTAAGTTGTATGTGCATCAATACGTGGGACAAGTGCATTTCGGAAATAAGATTCACTTCCTTGTTTGAAACAGGTTGATAAACTGGAAGAAAGCTTTGATGTGATCAATTCAGGAACAAAGCCTCTCGCTGCGTATTTGTTTACGACCAACAATAAGCTCAAGGAACAGTTTGTAATGAATATTTCTGCAGGAGGTTTGGTTGTCAATGACACTGCATTACATGTAAGTATTGTTTATGGTTTGAAATGTATCCCTGAATGCCTCCTATAACAAGTGATTCACAAGTCTTTTGTAAAACATGTTTTATGTACCCAAGTCTTTTTTATTGGTTCATACAGAAATTAGTTCTACTCTAAGTAATATTTTGGCTTTTACACCTTTACATCCATGCTATTCATTTCATTATGTTTAATTCATTTGAAATCTCAACACACTTgtgcttttgtttttccatttggCCTTTTTCCTTGGGGCAGCTTGCAGTAAATACTCTGCCTTTTGGGGGAGTTGGGGAGAGTGGAGTCGGTGCATACCATGGAAAATTCTCATTTGATgcatttagccacaaaaaagCAGTTCTTTATCGCAGTTTTCTCGGTGATGCACCAGTAAGGTACCCACCATACACAAATATAAAGATGAGATTGTTGAAGGCACTAGTTGGTGGTGGCTTACTTGGTATAATTCGTGCCCTGTTTGGATTGTCCTAGGCTCAGTTAGTAGTCTTGGAAACTTGATGCTACTGATATTTGATTCATCATTTGTTCTACCTTGTATTTTAATGTCCAGTGACATAGTCATACTTTGCTATTTTCTTTTAAACTATCAAAAGTTCAATTTTTAAGATGTTCCGTGGTTACTCTTTCTTGAGCGACTAATCCAGTTCAAATTTATGTATTGATAATTTGATATTCATTTGTAGTGTTTCTGGGCACGAAATTTATTTcttcttaaatgaaaatttcTAAATACCCGCTTGTTACAAACCTTTGTGCTTTGATGTTCTCATAGCGAAGTGGCTCGGCTTTGACATCCAAGGCCCTCTATTTAAC belongs to Arachis duranensis cultivar V14167 chromosome 8, aradu.V14167.gnm2.J7QH, whole genome shotgun sequence and includes:
- the LOC107460296 gene encoding aldehyde dehydrogenase family 3 member H1, which codes for MSSSTNADEKKKESFNAEAASLLVNNLRATFASGTTRSYEWRASQLKALIKLCDAHEQQIIDALYSDLAKPPLETVAYEIAMFKNSCKAALKELKRWMTSEKVKTSIATFPSTAEIVSEPLGVVLVISAWNYPFLLSLEPVIGAIAAGNALVLKPSEIAPATSSLLAKLLGEYLDNSCIRVVEGAVDETSALLQQKWDKIFYTGNGRVGRIVMAAAAKHLTPVVLELGGKSPVVVDSNIDLKVATRRIIAGKWGCNNGQACVSPDYIITTKDYAPKLVDSLKAELEKFYGKNPLESKDLSRIVNSNHFGRLTKFLDDEKVSGKIVFGGEKDKSKLRISPTILLDIPRNSLIMREEIFGPLLPIITVDKLEESFDVINSGTKPLAAYLFTTNNKLKEQFVMNISAGGLVVNDTALHLAVNTLPFGGVGESGVGAYHGKFSFDAFSHKKAVLYRSFLGDAPVRYPPYTNIKMRLLKALVGGGLLGIIRALFGLS